A single window of Butyricicoccus intestinisimiae DNA harbors:
- a CDS encoding RNA polymerase sigma factor: MIAGMALIDEPEEQAKLEEIYYTYRSLMMYRAREILHDDYWAEDALSEAFMKIAKNIQKIRDVNSSETRHFVVILAERAAIDLYHKRNKHTTVSLEDVTEEPEYEEHPPQSLSPLAAAIVKLPPSYRQVILLKFSEGYSNREIAQMLEYSVSKVEKLISRGKKKLQKYLQEEGIEL, from the coding sequence ATGATTGCCGGTATGGCATTGATTGATGAACCGGAAGAACAGGCAAAACTAGAAGAAATTTATTATACATATCGTTCGCTCATGATGTACCGAGCACGAGAAATCCTTCACGATGACTATTGGGCAGAGGATGCTCTCAGCGAAGCGTTTATGAAAATCGCAAAGAATATCCAAAAAATTCGGGATGTAAACAGCTCAGAAACACGTCATTTTGTTGTTATTCTTGCAGAACGAGCGGCAATTGATTTGTATCACAAGCGAAATAAGCATACAACGGTCTCGTTGGAGGATGTTACAGAAGAGCCGGAATATGAGGAACATCCACCGCAATCTCTTTCGCCGTTGGCAGCAGCGATTGTGAAACTTCCGCCGAGCTATCGTCAAGTAATTCTATTAAAATTTTCAGAGGGCTATAGCAATCGAGAAATTGCACAGATGTTAGAATATTCTGTGAGCAAAGTAGAAAAACTAATCAGCCGTGGTAAGAAAAAATTGCAAAAATATTTGCAGGAGGAGGGAATAGAGCTATGA
- a CDS encoding MFS transporter, with amino-acid sequence MEKSDVTSMRKSKSHEGGIAELLNFKQKNKDMNEFIKVPMSEKLAYCFGDPALTLIYTITTTLLTYFYTNVVGISVGAVGMILLLSRVFDGFSDVLMGTIIDRTHSKYGKARIWILRLALPYAAAAVLLFTMPPFGNTGKIIYAFLTYNLMNTVVYTAISQPFHSLGSLMSRDRTERDTICNIRMLLSITASMIVTAFTLPLINKVADMTHNPQIAWVIVTAAYALCSVFILLNTYTTCTERVKSDEVQKEDIPFKIAFKATITNKYFLIALGLMLFYTAYQIIIGTDLTYYCQYVLGDVNLVMPLSAAEKICTIVGIALLPKLLPKYGKRNLICAGCLLGIAGQLLFLANITSVPLGVVTCMMRGFGIAPFYGVQYSLPSDAIEYGHWKNGIRVEGLMFSSMSMGQKAGSGITSAVMSAILSMAAFNGLKATAAEQTAAAISAIKAFYLYVPIALWVIMFAIAACYSLDKVYGKMMKELIAREGKNVDTLE; translated from the coding sequence ATGGAAAAGTCTGATGTAACCAGCATGAGAAAATCCAAAAGTCATGAAGGCGGTATAGCAGAACTTCTTAATTTTAAGCAGAAAAACAAGGATATGAACGAGTTTATCAAAGTGCCTATGTCGGAGAAATTGGCATATTGCTTTGGCGATCCGGCACTGACGCTCATATACACAATCACAACTACCCTTCTCACCTACTTTTACACGAACGTTGTAGGCATTTCTGTCGGTGCGGTTGGTATGATTTTGCTGCTGTCGCGTGTTTTTGATGGATTCTCCGATGTCCTGATGGGTACGATTATTGACCGCACGCACTCCAAATATGGTAAGGCTCGTATCTGGATTTTGAGATTAGCACTACCGTACGCAGCAGCGGCCGTTCTCCTGTTTACCATGCCGCCGTTTGGCAACACCGGCAAGATTATCTATGCATTTTTGACATACAATCTGATGAACACCGTTGTATACACGGCAATCAGCCAGCCATTTCATTCGCTGGGATCGCTGATGAGCCGTGACCGCACGGAGCGAGACACCATTTGCAATATCCGCATGCTGCTTTCTATCACGGCAAGCATGATTGTAACGGCATTTACCTTGCCGCTCATCAATAAAGTTGCCGACATGACACATAATCCACAGATTGCTTGGGTTATTGTAACCGCTGCATATGCGCTGTGCTCGGTATTTATCTTGCTCAACACGTATACAACCTGTACGGAACGTGTCAAGTCAGACGAAGTACAGAAAGAAGATATTCCGTTCAAAATTGCATTCAAAGCCACCATTACAAATAAGTATTTTCTGATTGCGCTGGGTCTGATGCTGTTCTACACGGCATATCAGATTATCATTGGTACGGACCTGACATATTATTGCCAGTATGTTCTTGGTGATGTAAACTTAGTTATGCCGCTGTCTGCCGCTGAAAAGATTTGCACGATTGTCGGCATTGCCCTGCTGCCGAAGCTGCTGCCGAAATACGGTAAGCGCAACTTGATTTGTGCCGGCTGTCTGCTGGGCATCGCCGGTCAGCTGCTGTTCCTTGCGAATATTACCAGCGTACCGCTCGGTGTCGTGACCTGTATGATGCGCGGATTTGGTATTGCACCGTTCTATGGCGTACAGTATTCGCTGCCGAGTGACGCGATTGAGTATGGTCACTGGAAAAACGGCATCCGTGTAGAGGGCTTGATGTTCTCGTCTATGAGCATGGGTCAAAAGGCCGGTTCCGGTATTACTTCTGCTGTTATGAGTGCTATCCTGTCTATGGCGGCATTTAACGGATTGAAGGCAACTGCTGCTGAACAGACCGCTGCGGCAATTAGTGCGATTAAAGCATTCTATCTGTATGTTCCGATTGCTCTGTGGGTAATTATGTTCGCCATCGCAGCTTGCTACAGCTTGGATAAAGTATACGGCAAGATGATGAAGGAACTCATTGCACGCGAAGGTAAAAACGTGGATACGTTGGAATAA
- a CDS encoding winged helix-turn-helix transcriptional regulator, which yields MTYEEFKEKVGSVILTDEGNCPVTPVVQMLQGKWKLQILYELCIKSPMRFGELKKMLKPITNTALTNALKELEADDLIQRIQYNEMPLRVEYSLTLKGQDLLPVFYSIMQWGTKYIP from the coding sequence ATGACCTATGAAGAATTCAAAGAAAAGGTAGGCAGCGTGATTCTGACCGATGAGGGAAACTGCCCGGTCACGCCAGTGGTGCAGATGCTGCAAGGAAAATGGAAGCTCCAAATCCTCTATGAACTTTGTATTAAATCGCCCATGCGCTTCGGTGAACTGAAAAAGATGCTAAAGCCAATTACAAATACGGCGCTGACAAATGCCCTCAAAGAGTTGGAAGCCGATGATTTGATACAACGAATCCAGTACAATGAGATGCCGTTGCGAGTAGAATACTCTCTAACACTGAAAGGGCAAGATTTACTGCCGGTATTTTATTCCATTATGCAGTGGGGAACAAAATATATCCCTTGA
- a CDS encoding putative bacteriocin export ABC transporter translates to MPIILKDINKSFGSHNILTNFNLIIGDGDMLSITGGSGKGKSTLLNIIGLLEPYQSGGLLFNDIRNPKINSKQATLLRRNTIGYLFQNFALMENCTVEENLNWALAYQHVKNKKKCIGEALERVNLPAEMMKQKVVELSGGEQQRVAIARLFLKPCQVVLADEPTGSLDPSNRDLVISLLHQLHDDGKTVVIVTHDMMVANSCPKRLEL, encoded by the coding sequence ATGCCAATTATTTTAAAAGACATCAATAAATCGTTCGGGAGTCACAATATTCTGACCAATTTTAACCTGATTATCGGTGATGGAGACATGCTCTCCATCACCGGCGGCAGCGGCAAGGGTAAGAGTACGTTGCTTAACATTATCGGATTGTTAGAGCCATATCAGTCCGGCGGATTGCTTTTTAATGATATTCGAAATCCGAAAATCAATAGCAAACAGGCAACGCTGCTGCGACGGAATACTATTGGATATTTGTTCCAGAATTTTGCATTGATGGAAAATTGTACGGTAGAAGAAAATTTGAACTGGGCACTAGCGTACCAACACGTGAAAAATAAAAAAAAATGCATCGGTGAAGCTCTGGAACGAGTGAATTTGCCGGCAGAAATGATGAAACAGAAGGTTGTAGAGTTAAGCGGCGGTGAACAGCAGCGCGTTGCCATTGCGAGATTGTTCTTAAAGCCATGCCAAGTCGTTTTGGCAGACGAACCGACAGGTTCGCTGGATCCAAGCAATCGAGATTTGGTCATCTCATTGTTGCATCAATTACATGATGATGGAAAGACGGTTGTGATTGTCACGCACGATATGATGGTAGCGAATAGTTGCCCGAAACGACTGGAATTATAA
- a CDS encoding flavin reductase family protein, with protein MNDIYQKGLNFMKELNIMEATVYTSPNPLTLICSLNEDGTTNLAPICFVSYLSFNPPMIGFSAGKQSHTGKRVRETGKVIVTIPGESLAGAVMACGSSTGATAHKVAENHIEMKAVDSSDIQIPTDTRLAMVATLQQSVEVGDHILHICQVDKFLGDEEKKGLYAWNGFGKVASATEG; from the coding sequence ATGAATGATATTTATCAGAAAGGCCTGAATTTTATGAAAGAACTGAACATTATGGAGGCAACCGTTTATACCTCCCCCAACCCGCTGACTTTAATCTGTTCTCTGAATGAGGATGGCACCACCAACTTGGCACCCATCTGCTTTGTTTCCTATCTCTCTTTCAATCCGCCGATGATTGGATTTTCCGCAGGAAAGCAGTCCCACACCGGCAAGCGTGTGCGGGAGACGGGTAAAGTCATCGTTACGATCCCCGGTGAAAGTTTGGCTGGCGCGGTGATGGCCTGCGGCAGTTCCACAGGTGCGACGGCTCATAAGGTTGCTGAAAATCACATTGAAATGAAAGCGGTAGACAGCAGCGATATTCAGATCCCGACGGACACCCGGCTGGCCATGGTAGCTACCTTGCAGCAGTCCGTGGAGGTTGGCGACCACATCCTTCACATCTGCCAGGTGGACAAATTCCTAGGCGATGAGGAAAAAAAGGGGTTGTATGCCTGGAATGGCTTTGGAAAAGTCGCGTCTGCAACAGAAGGCTAA
- a CDS encoding carboxylate--amine ligase: MKTAIVTDGKYRMSIAAVRALSRAGYRVVVTQTRGDAKAAPAVSVSRHCAQFRWIDGCAADTEYRERLLSVLQEYEKPVLFCVGAATLNMVAAQREEFASFADFLIASKPILDQLNDKEIVHARAEQLGIPVPKQYDTTPDVFPVVVKPHCGEKFGLKAAERYAVAHNAEEYDAIMKKMRQYDPQPLVQQKITGDGAGVSLLLDSDSKLICALCHRRIREYPVSGGPSTCCESFYDEAMIEQAYQLLHSFGFVGFAMVEFKDSCILEVNPRVWGSFPMTEATDSPLVAQYARAASGQAVQYTPKDYKVGVRMRFLLNDTVAILHYLKAGQIGTALRGMGDVFTAKEALHCKGDNQVFRAYLKQSLLKR; encoded by the coding sequence ATGAAAACAGCAATTGTAACAGATGGAAAATACCGCATGTCAATCGCTGCAGTGCGGGCGTTGAGCCGAGCAGGGTATCGTGTTGTCGTGACGCAGACGCGTGGAGACGCAAAAGCAGCGCCGGCTGTTTCCGTTTCTCGACACTGTGCGCAGTTTCGGTGGATTGACGGCTGCGCAGCTGACACCGAATATAGGGAACGCTTGCTTTCGGTGCTGCAAGAATACGAAAAGCCGGTTTTATTTTGCGTCGGAGCTGCAACATTGAATATGGTTGCAGCACAGCGGGAAGAATTTGCATCTTTTGCAGATTTTTTGATTGCATCGAAACCGATTCTTGACCAGCTAAACGATAAAGAAATAGTACATGCCCGTGCGGAACAACTGGGGATTCCTGTACCCAAGCAGTACGATACCACACCGGATGTTTTTCCGGTTGTTGTCAAGCCGCACTGCGGAGAAAAATTTGGATTAAAAGCAGCAGAGCGTTATGCAGTCGCGCACAATGCCGAGGAATATGACGCAATCATGAAAAAAATGCGTCAATACGACCCGCAGCCGCTTGTTCAGCAGAAGATTACTGGTGACGGAGCAGGCGTCAGCTTGCTTCTCGACAGCGATAGTAAGCTAATCTGCGCGCTGTGTCATCGCAGAATCCGAGAATATCCGGTCAGCGGCGGTCCGTCTACCTGCTGTGAAAGCTTTTACGATGAAGCAATGATTGAACAAGCCTACCAGCTGCTGCATTCCTTTGGGTTTGTCGGATTTGCTATGGTAGAGTTTAAAGACTCATGTATCTTGGAAGTCAATCCGCGTGTTTGGGGCAGTTTCCCGATGACAGAGGCAACAGACAGCCCGCTTGTCGCGCAATACGCGCGTGCGGCGTCCGGACAAGCCGTGCAATACACGCCGAAAGATTACAAAGTCGGCGTTCGGATGCGATTCCTGCTCAATGATACGGTTGCTATCCTGCATTATTTGAAGGCCGGACAGATTGGAACTGCACTGCGCGGCATGGGAGATGTTTTCACGGCGAAAGAAGCGCTGCATTGCAAAGGCGATAATCAGGTATTCCGAGCCTATCTCAAACAGAGCCTGCTGAAACGATAG
- a CDS encoding DUF4367 domain-containing protein produces MKLTDDMLREAASEAAQYMDETCTEGAKKQQHTFSPWFEKEMQGLIEQQNRREKRRKVLRYSRNAVAAVLIIAIALPFFNTDVRAAYRDFFQVFTQREDGYTENSVTMRGDNTIDEFSPAQLGWIPDGMKRVNETRDEENGYYHVFYQDSNDMNFGLDQTFVTVESGSVAWYSEDATVSKIELRGTTATLTEDESDNFRSLVWNESGCVIELSGSVSKENLIKIAKNITIPQAKNK; encoded by the coding sequence ATGAAACTAACAGATGACATGCTCCGCGAGGCGGCATCCGAAGCGGCACAGTATATGGATGAAACGTGTACAGAAGGAGCAAAAAAACAGCAGCATACCTTCTCACCGTGGTTTGAAAAAGAGATGCAGGGACTGATTGAACAACAAAATCGTCGGGAAAAGCGGAGAAAAGTACTCCGTTACAGTCGAAATGCTGTTGCTGCTGTTCTTATTATTGCGATTGCGCTGCCATTTTTTAATACAGATGTCCGTGCGGCGTATCGGGATTTCTTCCAAGTATTCACTCAACGAGAAGACGGTTATACTGAAAATTCCGTTACAATGCGAGGTGACAATACCATAGACGAATTCTCACCTGCTCAGCTCGGTTGGATTCCAGATGGCATGAAGCGAGTAAATGAAACACGAGATGAAGAAAATGGATACTATCATGTCTTTTATCAAGATTCTAATGATATGAATTTTGGATTAGATCAGACGTTTGTTACAGTAGAATCTGGGAGCGTTGCATGGTATAGCGAAGATGCAACAGTTTCCAAAATAGAATTGCGTGGCACTACGGCTACTCTGACTGAAGATGAGAGCGATAACTTCCGTTCATTGGTATGGAATGAAAGTGGTTGTGTGATAGAGCTTTCCGGTTCGGTATCTAAAGAAAACCTCATAAAAATAGCGAAAAACATAACAATACCGCAAGCAAAAAATAAATAA
- a CDS encoding ATP-binding protein produces the protein MVERKEYLDRLWAWKDEQQIKVVTGIRRCGKSVLLEQYQQKLLASGVTSEQIISINFENLDYEPLKDYLKLYNYLKERLCADKMTYIFLDEVQEVPAFEKVVDSLYIRDNVDIYITGSNAYMLSSELATLLSGRYTEIKMLPLSFREYMSVTGMAKEEAFAEFMKTGGIPYVAVMNRTDEKIDQYLEGIYNTVIVKDIEQRQARREKESGRRKITDIALLKTIARYLASVVGSPVSMKSITNYLTSSGRKVSQNTVSDYVEALTESFVFYPVERFDIVGKQLLKINNKFYIVDMGIRNHILPRKRYDLGFTIENIVYLELSRRDGKVNIGKYGSTEVDFVTQKEGVLTYYQVTADMTAEETFEREMRPLRSIKDNYEKIVLTLDRFSLGNYDGIKVVNVIDWLLE, from the coding sequence ATGGTTGAACGAAAAGAATATCTTGATCGGCTTTGGGCATGGAAAGATGAGCAACAGATCAAGGTCGTGACCGGAATCCGACGCTGTGGAAAATCTGTACTTCTAGAACAGTATCAGCAGAAACTTTTAGCGAGTGGAGTCACATCAGAACAGATTATTTCTATCAATTTTGAGAATCTGGATTATGAACCTTTAAAAGACTATCTGAAGCTGTACAATTACCTCAAAGAACGCTTGTGTGCAGATAAGATGACATACATCTTTTTGGACGAGGTTCAGGAAGTTCCAGCGTTTGAAAAAGTAGTTGACAGCCTTTATATCAGAGATAATGTGGACATTTATATCACAGGTTCTAACGCATATATGCTGTCAAGCGAACTTGCAACGCTTTTGTCAGGACGGTATACAGAGATCAAGATGCTGCCGCTTTCTTTTCGTGAGTATATGTCTGTGACAGGCATGGCAAAAGAGGAAGCCTTTGCAGAGTTCATGAAAACAGGAGGCATTCCATATGTGGCGGTAATGAATCGCACGGATGAAAAAATAGATCAGTATCTGGAAGGAATCTATAACACCGTCATTGTAAAAGATATTGAGCAGCGGCAGGCGAGAAGAGAAAAAGAGAGCGGAAGACGAAAAATTACAGATATTGCGTTGCTGAAAACAATTGCCAGATATCTGGCAAGCGTCGTCGGTAGCCCAGTGTCTATGAAAAGTATAACCAACTATCTGACTTCATCGGGCAGAAAAGTATCTCAAAATACCGTCAGTGATTATGTAGAAGCCCTGACAGAGTCATTCGTTTTTTATCCTGTGGAACGGTTTGACATTGTGGGAAAGCAGCTCTTAAAGATCAATAATAAGTTTTATATAGTAGATATGGGAATCAGAAACCACATCCTTCCGAGAAAACGATATGATCTTGGATTTACCATTGAGAACATTGTATATCTGGAACTGTCGCGAAGGGACGGCAAAGTCAATATCGGAAAATATGGATCAACTGAGGTCGACTTTGTGACACAGAAGGAAGGTGTGCTTACCTATTATCAGGTGACCGCCGATATGACGGCGGAAGAAACCTTTGAGAGAGAGATGAGACCGCTGCGGAGCATTAAAGATAATTATGAAAAGATTGTTCTGACACTGGATCGATTTTCACTTGGAAATTACGATGGCATAAAAGTTGTGAATGTCATCGACTGGCTTTTAGAATGA
- a CDS encoding TetR/AcrR family transcriptional regulator: MYEKEGDLIAITKASLAAKKRILSACVRLFLEKGYRGTTVAEIVREAHVSVSTFQNIFHAKDGVLIELVQFMFSNQFGVARKIAGEAAAPIYIYAVETSIQLTLTERNEVLRDIYVEAYMQKEAAEYINRNTAKELYQIFGSYQPQLSESDFYEMEIGSAGIMQAYMAHKCDIYFTLDKKLERFLTMSLRAFCVPESEIKNVIAFIQKLDMCHLADQVMQHLFQTLAMHFDFSLSE, from the coding sequence GTGTATGAGAAAGAAGGCGATCTTATCGCAATCACAAAGGCGAGCCTTGCGGCAAAAAAACGTATTTTATCCGCCTGCGTGCGCTTGTTCTTAGAAAAGGGTTATAGAGGAACAACTGTTGCGGAAATTGTGCGAGAGGCACATGTTTCTGTCAGCACGTTTCAAAATATCTTTCACGCAAAAGACGGCGTGCTTATCGAACTGGTACAGTTTATGTTCAGCAATCAGTTTGGTGTTGCACGAAAGATCGCCGGAGAGGCGGCTGCGCCGATTTATATCTATGCCGTGGAGACAAGCATTCAGCTTACACTGACAGAGCGGAATGAAGTTTTGCGGGATATTTATGTAGAAGCATATATGCAGAAAGAAGCTGCGGAGTACATCAATCGAAACACGGCGAAAGAGCTGTATCAGATTTTTGGCTCGTATCAGCCGCAGCTCAGCGAAAGTGATTTTTACGAGATGGAAATCGGCTCTGCAGGAATTATGCAAGCGTATATGGCACATAAGTGTGATATATATTTTACATTGGATAAAAAACTGGAACGATTTTTAACGATGAGTCTGCGAGCTTTTTGCGTACCGGAATCAGAGATAAAAAACGTCATAGCATTTATTCAAAAGCTAGACATGTGTCATTTGGCAGATCAAGTCATGCAGCATCTGTTTCAAACGCTGGCTATGCATTTTGACTTTTCGCTTAGCGAATAG
- a CDS encoding polysaccharide deacetylase family protein yields the protein MSLIVKLGKKGKRIVKKFITPVEKHTVGYTRRIERVKTSKRICAMTFDDGPMGMPASPDRFDGKPLTDVLLDTMKEYGARGSFDVIGDTSANYPDKAGKIGSAAWGGIKFDHYPDIHCDDKGGAEHNDRLIRRILEEGHEITNHSYRHLIFGKKPFVYGAREHLNGLDDAVADLNRLHQLLKTKYDYTMTLSRPPHYVDKMPDGFTSYDAYDAMNYQYMAASFDGAGWLPSTHTDPEQALQAEVQAMIDPIRHALEKDPDFFCGQIIFQKDGYNMAKRTPVAFALGEQLKVLQEYGYQVVSVRELMKESPFADVGRDDPLFEKLVELAKEHAIVFSDNHLRLDDKMTIGELAMLLAPKKEAISRRVAKIRKNKKAGTYDGALSWCQENGILPTSVKAEQFVESLPEAYFEQTNDFTRRGVYAAYKK from the coding sequence ATGTCATTGATTGTAAAACTAGGTAAGAAGGGAAAACGAATCGTCAAAAAGTTTATCACACCGGTCGAAAAGCATACCGTAGGATATACACGCCGTATCGAGCGTGTCAAAACCAGCAAGCGCATTTGCGCGATGACGTTCGATGATGGTCCGATGGGAATGCCGGCATCTCCGGATCGGTTTGACGGAAAGCCATTGACGGATGTTCTGCTCGACACAATGAAAGAATACGGCGCCAGAGGCAGCTTTGATGTGATCGGTGATACCAGCGCAAACTATCCGGATAAAGCCGGTAAAATCGGCAGTGCTGCATGGGGCGGCATCAAATTTGACCATTATCCGGACATTCATTGCGATGACAAGGGCGGTGCAGAACACAATGACCGTCTCATTCGCCGCATTTTGGAAGAAGGCCATGAAATTACCAATCACAGCTACAGACATTTGATTTTTGGCAAAAAACCGTTTGTGTATGGCGCAAGAGAGCATCTCAACGGCTTAGATGATGCAGTTGCTGACTTAAATCGTCTGCATCAGTTGCTGAAAACCAAATACGATTACACCATGACGCTTTCTCGTCCGCCGCACTATGTCGATAAGATGCCGGATGGATTTACAAGCTATGACGCGTATGATGCCATGAATTATCAGTATATGGCAGCTTCTTTTGACGGTGCAGGCTGGCTTCCGTCTACGCATACCGATCCGGAACAGGCGCTGCAGGCAGAAGTGCAGGCTATGATTGATCCGATTCGTCATGCGTTGGAAAAAGATCCGGATTTCTTCTGCGGACAGATTATTTTCCAAAAAGACGGCTACAACATGGCCAAGCGCACACCGGTCGCTTTCGCACTGGGTGAACAGCTGAAAGTATTGCAGGAATATGGCTATCAGGTTGTCAGCGTGCGCGAATTGATGAAAGAAAGTCCGTTTGCGGATGTTGGTCGGGATGATCCGCTGTTTGAAAAGCTGGTAGAATTGGCGAAAGAACACGCGATTGTATTCTCTGATAATCATTTGAGACTGGATGATAAGATGACAATTGGGGAGTTGGCAATGCTGCTCGCACCAAAAAAAGAAGCAATCTCACGCCGTGTTGCAAAAATCCGAAAGAATAAGAAGGCTGGCACGTATGACGGTGCACTGTCTTGGTGTCAGGAGAACGGCATTCTGCCGACATCAGTGAAGGCAGAACAGTTCGTTGAGTCACTGCCGGAAGCATATTTTGAGCAGACCAATGATTTTACGCGCCGCGGCGTATATGCAGCGTACAAAAAATGA
- a CDS encoding MBL fold metallo-hydrolase, which produces MKIQQIRNATIRIECAGKHFLIDPWFQKKGTGMSAPSPDPERAKIPSPITELPFPVEQIMEGIDAMIVTHIHPDHFDPETAAMLDKSILVFAVNEETKTQIEGFGYTSVMVLKDEGTDFDGVVLIRTEAMHGESPDQAAGPVCGIILQAAEEPVLYVAGDTVYYKGVEQALEQYRPDVVVLNACGAELMGLGRLIMGDEDVLKVCEAAPDATIIASHMDAVNHATVSRAGLRDFLKKHGKDGRVLIPEDGECLEFSGT; this is translated from the coding sequence ATGAAGATTCAGCAAATTCGTAACGCCACCATTCGAATTGAGTGTGCAGGCAAACATTTTTTGATCGACCCTTGGTTTCAAAAGAAGGGTACCGGTATGAGCGCACCCTCTCCCGATCCGGAGAGGGCGAAAATTCCATCTCCTATAACTGAACTTCCTTTTCCTGTGGAGCAGATCATGGAAGGGATTGATGCTATGATCGTCACCCATATCCATCCCGACCATTTTGACCCGGAAACAGCAGCTATGCTGGACAAAAGTATTCTTGTTTTTGCTGTAAATGAAGAAACCAAAACCCAAATTGAAGGATTTGGCTACACTTCCGTCATGGTACTCAAGGATGAAGGGACTGATTTTGACGGCGTGGTTCTCATCCGCACGGAAGCTATGCATGGAGAGTCACCTGATCAGGCGGCCGGACCGGTCTGCGGCATCATTCTTCAAGCGGCTGAGGAGCCTGTCCTGTACGTGGCTGGGGATACTGTGTACTATAAAGGGGTTGAACAGGCTTTGGAACAGTATCGCCCGGACGTGGTAGTGCTCAATGCCTGCGGTGCGGAGCTGATGGGGCTTGGGCGCCTCATCATGGGGGACGAGGATGTTTTGAAGGTATGCGAGGCCGCACCGGATGCCACCATCATCGCCAGTCATATGGATGCCGTCAATCATGCAACTGTCAGCCGTGCTGGACTCCGTGATTTTCTGAAGAAACACGGTAAGGATGGACGTGTATTAATTCCAGAGGATGGAGAATGCTTAGAGTTTTCGGGAACGTAA
- a CDS encoding PHP domain-containing protein: MTIRLDLHVHSQRSADGCMSISEIVAQARKRGLQGIAVCDHDIALETVPQYDDFLIIPGIEVSTDRGHVLGLFITEQISTNQMDEAVHSIHAQGGLAVIAHPFEHSQDIHRLDDVIEQLDGIEVWNGRADRKNRQANAMALKLAKHWNKPVTAGSDAHISEEIGNGVVILEVDALHLESVRQALLQGTNQVQGKRGRSMCVAKSQLQKRRKTNAHASAYGKWALFAAKCFAEDCLTRKEKTHVIDCKTR, from the coding sequence ATGACCATTCGGTTGGATTTACATGTTCACTCGCAGCGCTCTGCGGATGGCTGCATGTCTATATCGGAAATCGTAGCGCAGGCGCGAAAGCGCGGCCTGCAGGGGATTGCAGTCTGCGACCACGATATCGCGTTGGAAACCGTTCCGCAGTATGATGATTTTTTAATTATTCCTGGAATTGAAGTATCTACAGATCGCGGGCATGTATTGGGACTGTTTATCACAGAACAAATTTCTACCAATCAAATGGATGAAGCTGTACACAGCATTCACGCACAAGGCGGTTTGGCTGTGATTGCACATCCATTCGAACATAGTCAAGATATCCATCGTTTGGACGATGTAATAGAACAATTAGACGGCATAGAAGTTTGGAATGGACGGGCTGATCGAAAAAATAGACAAGCCAATGCCATGGCGTTGAAATTGGCAAAACACTGGAACAAACCAGTCACTGCTGGAAGCGATGCGCACATTTCAGAAGAAATCGGAAATGGTGTTGTTATATTGGAAGTTGATGCACTGCATTTGGAATCGGTTCGGCAGGCACTGCTCCAAGGTACAAATCAAGTACAAGGAAAACGCGGACGCTCTATGTGTGTTGCAAAGAGCCAGCTGCAAAAACGAAGAAAAACAAACGCGCATGCATCTGCGTATGGCAAATGGGCATTATTTGCCGCAAAATGCTTCGCGGAAGATTGTCTGACAAGAAAGGAAAAAACGCATGTCATTGATTGTAAAACTAGGTAA